The Mytilus trossulus isolate FHL-02 chromosome 3, PNRI_Mtr1.1.1.hap1, whole genome shotgun sequence genome contains a region encoding:
- the LOC134712239 gene encoding GRIP and coiled-coil domain-containing protein 2-like: protein MQKLSTTDCVKQSIKTMADQQDGDSQASAGKSPAGSKLDSLSREDMIKFVKKQMLMLQKTRSKCDELTKKVKDLESSKAEGTAGDGNSVKDLELKLKELEDEKQDILTAYQTVQQTQELSIQKFHDVESHCTELTEQKGNLEKQLALISQSKKALEEEIECLKMKDETLGTSLQFMQEEQGKMSAENEHLKEQVHLLTDARDQMMQKLKSMKQQQETDTQQQVQELVITKDRLLADLEQSGEEQQKYKKRIASLEQEVDLYMSELNEEKRKVEDFTQNMKTLEEKNQEMEKSLQNEEQLKEETKSQIQELQSLNEKLQEEKTVQDKEIELLKSSSDTVSTEEKKEVNTNVEKENLQSEIDRLKETISTQETNAEKMKEMMQERLEEFKKHADSFENSKFEMSEKYYKLSEEYGALEDEKEKLVKSNDNLESMIEKLKLELANQDGAAASAKCEVDKVKQKIVHINEELNARNKNIQEANIFVALDQIKKMLIDQLDKPAKGQKQGKSKAASPYGSKSDISKGSNTSSRSNSPNSPADLLKKLEVCQAELKKEKEHTAYSVSELQEEKELLRHEVQLMKDQLGEWENMMEMLKSEKEAILQEIDEFDAREKTIIEDLNFLKNELDPKEVLKEDEVVEDGETDLSDDVFKSEHSAVIQLMIDVKEQVKKLIAERDALKQEEKLIAEKDALKKEDKSDDKVDNSLEIQELKNQLDKISSEKDSLEREKESLGVLMQLAQEKEQNEAEEISVLKSNIEGNEKQISEMMNSVEISKTEIEDFKSQIQSLKEENGDLSKMKEEIDLKLNERQSYTQELEEKLLGMSQNLSESKRKYEESLSNLESDEQSSKSSLQEEMGKITSENSTLKSELSELTLRVEAINSEKEEISLKLAEKDESLIQIQSDKDAITKQLANSLEKMQELKIEKENIEKCLEEERIAVSKLKETLNETEEKLLSLKSSIESELASKDQTINELKQSLELSEEDKKKVQNETENLQKELNNLQEVHNLEISKMREEIHEENEKYKKVTEEKENLVEEKENLIDENKNMQTLKANLEHESSSLKEDIESLTNQLENFKSGNESSQNETIAQFELRITKLKEERNQFYGVVQERESQIEQMQKVVDDKSEEMMSLKQEVEERGQTVTLFKQDIEKLSAENQNLKESCDELNNKLIGCDTEIQELKVLNEGLKENLNSQLEENKNVQSSLKKFEEDKELLQSEITVLKSSTSQNEEAMKEMITVVKEKDLIEKEMSEKITAIEKLEIEMNDIKTKFDESVTQRTSLEAENNQNLKQCEELQSELLALKDGSSSTEQEFANVKVQLEKLTNEKLEAEKLYQEINEQYKIKNDECENLKRVIDQHEDESRVIKVQSEQLMQEKDTTSEQYSSEIQSVKDELDHVNHENNEMKTEMEDLKNKYTSLEEKIIQIQTEKEQVEEKVIQFQTEKGQMEEKISQFQIEKEQVEEKVNQIQTEKAQVEEKVNQIQNEKAQVEEKVNQIQTEKAQVEEKVNQIQNEKAQVEEKVNQIQIEKEQVEEKVIQIQTEKAQVEEKLSEMKENEVKQTSQVSTEKGVLEKTLHEKEAIVTKLKQLVVKSKKEATELKNKHDAMKTQYESVEKEKETLQSQLDNLMKDQDADKQLMDSLKTLQDEHSRTLEELHKAKKIEQEFEADLQKTVHDLSNLKEQLALSKEEKEQLNKQIEKLTSDLKTSESSISDLSSRLKSTEQDNAANKIQREELSKEKQQLQAAMSELEDSRKKDQEKHSEQVSGLQQQIQIMEKGLQMAKQESKQSSMMDLEMADYERTVQILNSQLAERDQSLTELKTEVKRLEDRNKVLKEQIDSVEEQRIQADDRANKMKTMLVKTKKELSDAKKMDAHQKTSDAQLRGQLEHLTQQIEDYKVQMSEVAGEKQKAIEKFQSISESSQRTVKTLETRIQSLQNDVALANSELNTVQADYDGYKVRVHSVLNKQKRTETVSEMDKLEKERLEKAVDQLKTKLQTISENLTSSQQENELLQDEHNRLLARHNKLLQESQEKETALRKRLEDLNNEKSAVNREQQHAMQQLHLQNQNLTLSFKEQIKALKEDHHKTTEMLQQQLERAEHENFRLQRDLQQQMQHVTRVTTESPVLSSPVEYTDIRHVERQEGEGSEIVEPEPCQKTYSVPVSSPLPLDQLLTSAFDELGMKMRPLQKEDTLKENLFTAEKKIEHLTELLNDGEATIMRLTEQAKILKEEIRRMERNQRREEETSNMEYLKNILLKYISLKVGEERLQLVPVLTTMLKLSPEEKAQLDAAAQGEEVQAEGQGAGWGSYLHRWSGLV from the exons GCACTAGAAGAGGAAATTGAATGCCTTAAGATGAAGGATGAGACATTGGGAACCTCTCTACAGTTTATGCAAGAAGAACAAGGCAAGATGAGTGCAGAAAATGAG CATTTGAAAGAGCAAGTCCATCTGTTAACTGATGCCAGAGATCAGATGATGCAGAAGTTGAAATCTATGAAACAACAGCAGGAAACAGATACCCAGCAACAAGTGCAGGAACTAGTAATAACTAAAGATAGATTACTTGCAGATCTAGAACAGTCTGGAGAAGAACAACAG aaatataagaaaagaatTGCATCATTAGAGCAAGAGGTTGATTTATACATGTCTgaactaaatgaagaaaaaagaaaagtagaAGATTTCacacaaaacatgaaaacattaGAAGAGAAAAATCAAGAAATGGAAAAGAGCTTACAAAATGAAGAACAACTTAAGGAAGAAACAAAAAGTCAAATTCAGGAATTACAATCTCTGaatgaaaaattacaagaaGAGAAAACTGTTCAAGATAAAGAAATTGAACTTTTGAAATCTTCATCTGATACAGTAAGTActgaagaaaagaaagaagtaAACACTAATGTAGAAAAGGAAAATCTACAATCGGAAATTGACAGATTAAAGGAAACTATATCTACCCAAGAGACAAATGCTGAAAAGATGAAAGAAATGATGCAGGAAAGACTGGAGGAATTTAAAAAGCATGCAGACTCCTTTGaaaactcaaaatttgaaatgtctgaaaaatattacaaactcTCTGAAGAATATGGTGCCTTGGaggatgaaaaagaaaaactagtAAAGTCTAATGATAATCTTGAATCtatgattgaaaaattaaaactagaACTTGCAAATCAAGACGGTGCTGCAGCATCAGCTAAATGTGAGGTTGACAAAGTTAAACAGAAAATTGTGCACATCAATGAAGAGCTTAATGCTAGGAATAAGAATATACAAGAAGCTAATATTTTTGTTGCACTTGATCAGATTAAGAAAATGTTGATAGATCAGCTTGACAAACCTGCAAAAGGTCAGAAACAAGGGAAATCTAAAGCAGCTAGTCCCTATGGGAGTAAGTCTGATATTTCAAAAGGATCAAACACTTCTTCAAGGTCAAATAGTCCAAACAGTCCTGCAGATCTTCTGAAGAAATTAGAAGTTTGCCAGGCAgaactgaaaaaagaaaaagagcaTACAGCTTACTCAGTTAGTGAGCTCCAAGAAGAAAAAGAATTGCTCAGACATGAGGTTCAATTAATGAAAGATCAATTAGGAGAATGGGAAAATATGATGGAGAtgttaaaatctgaaaaagagGCTATTCTTCAGGAAATTGATGAATTTGATGCCCGtgaaaaaacaattattgaagatctgaattttttgaaaaatgagcTTGATCCTAAAGAAGTCTTAAAAGAGGATGAGGTTGTAGAAGATGGTGAGACAGATTTAAGTGATGATGTTTTCAAATCTGAGCATAGTGCTGTCATTCAGTTAATGATTGACGTGAAGGAACAGGTAAAAAAACTAATAGCAGAAAGAGATGCTTTAAAACAGGAAGAAAAACTGATAGCAGAAAAAGATGCTTTAAAAAAGGAGGATAAATCAGATGATAAGGTAGACAACTCTCTAGAAATTCAAGAACTTAAAAACCAATTAGATAAGATATCTTCTGAAAAAGATTCTTTGGAAAGAGAAAAGGAGTCATTGGGTGTTCTTATGCAACTTGCACAGGAAAAGGAACAAAATGAAGCAGAAGAAATTTCAGTGTTGAAATCTAATATTGagggaaatgaaaaacaaatttctgaAATGATGAATTCTGTTGAAATAAGCAAAACGGAAATAGAAGATTTTAAAAGTCAGATCCAAAGTTTAAAGGAAGAAAATGGAGACCTCAGTAAAATGAAAGaggaaattgatttaaaattaaatgaaagacAATCATATACTCAAGAACTTGAAGAAAAATTACTTGGTATGTCACAGAATTTGTCTGAAAGCAAAAGAAAGTATGAAGAATCTTTATCTAACTTAGAATCTGATGAACAGAGTTCTAAATCCTCATTGCAAGAAGAAATGGGAAAGATAACCAGTGAAAATTCTACATTGAAATCAGAATTATCTGAACTTACATTAAGAGTTGAAGCAATTAATTCAGAAAAAGAAGAGATTTCTTTAAAACTTGCTGAAAAAGATGAATCTTTGATACAAATACAGTCAGATAAAGATGCAATCACGAAACAATTGGCAAACTCTTTGGAAAAAATGCAggaattgaaaattgaaaaggaaaatattgaaaaatgtttaGAAGAGGAAAGGATTGCTGTTTCTAAACTAAAAGAAACATTAAATGAAACTGAAGAAAAACTTTTATCTTTGAAATCTTCTATTGAGTCTGAGCTTGCTTCTAAAGATCAAACCATCAATGAACTGAAACAAAGTTTAGAACTAAGTGAAGAGGATAAAAAGAAAGTGCAAAACGAAactgaaaatttacagaaagaaTTGAACAATTTACAAGAAGTTCACAATttagaaatatcaaaaatgaGAGAAGAAATTCATGAAGAAAATGAGAAGTACAAAAAAGTcacagaagaaaaagaaaacctagtagaagaaaaagaaaaccttatagatgaaaataaaaatatgcaaacATTAAAAGCGAATCTTGAACATGAAAGCTCTTCACTCAAGGAAGACATTGAAAGTTTAACAAATCAATTAGAAAATTTTAAGTCTGGGAATGAATCCTCTCAAAATGAGACAATAGCTCAATTTGAGTTGAGAATTACCAAACTTAAAGAGGAGCGAAATCAGTTTTATGGTGTGGTTCAGGAACGTGAATCGCAAATAGAGCAAATGCAAAAGGTTGTTGATGATAAGTCTGAGGAAATGATGTCACTGAAACAGGAAGTAGAGGAAAGGGGCCAGACAGTGACACTCTTCAAACAGGATATTGAAAAGTTGTCTgctgaaaatcaaaatttgaaagaatcTTGTGATGAATTAAATAATAAGCTAATAGGCTGTGATACTGAAATTCAAGAACTCAAAgttttgaatgagggtttgaaggaaaatttgaattctcagttagaagaaaacaaaaatgttcagaGTAGCTTGAAAAAGTTTGAAGAAGACAAAGAACTCTTGCAAAGTGAAATAACTGTTCTGAAGAGTTCCACTTCCCAAAATGAAGAAGCTATGAAAGAAATGATTACAGTTGTCaaagaaaaagatttgatagaaaaagaaatgTCTGAAAAAATAACTGCAATAGAAAAATTAGAAATAGAAATGAATGatatcaaaactaaatttgatgAAAGTGTTACTCAGAGAACCTCATTAGAGgcagaaaataatcaaaacttAAAACAGTGTGAGGAATTGCAATCAGAACTGTTAGCTTTGAAGGATGGTTCATCTTCCACTGAACAGGAATTTGCAAATGTCAAAGTTCAGTTAGAGAAATTAACCAATGAAAAGCTAGAAGCTGAAAAGCTGTATCAGGAAATTAATGAACAGTATAAGATTAAAAATGATGAATGTGAGAATCTTAAAAGGGTAATAGATCAACATGAAGATGAATCCAGGGTAATAAAAGTACAAAGTGAACAATTGATGCAAGAAAAAGACACCACTAGTGAACAATATTCTAGTGAAATACAATCAGTCAAAGATGAACTTGATCatgtaaatcatgaaaacaatgaaatgaaaacagaaatggaagatctaaaaaataaatatacttcTCTTGAAGAAAAAATTATTCAGATTCAGACTGAAAAAGAACAGGTAGAGGAAAAAGTAATTCAGTTTCAGACAGAAAAAGGACAAATGGAGGAAAAAATAAGTCAGTTTCAGATTGAAAAAGAACAAGTAGAGGAAAAAGTGAATCAGATTCAGACTGAAAAGGCACAAGTAGAGGAAAAAGTGAATCAGATTCAGAATGAAAAGGCACAAGTAGAGGAAAAAGTGAATCAGATTCAGACTGAAAAGGCACAAGTAGAGGAAAAAGTGAATCAGATTCAGAATGAAAAGGCACAAGTAGAGGAAAAAGTGAATCAGATTCAGATTGAAAAAGAACAAGTGGAGGAAAAAGTAATTCAGATTCAGACAGAAAAGGCACAAGTAGAGGAAAAACTAAgtgaaatgaaagaaaacgAAGTAAAACAGACAAGTCag gtATCCACTGAAAAAGGAGTATTAGAAAAGACACTACACGAAAAGGAAGCAATTGTTACAAAGCTTAAACAATTGGTTGTTAAAAGTAAGAAGGAGGCAACAGAATTAAAAAACAAG CATGATGCTATGAAAACCCAGTATGAATCTGtagaaaaggaaaaagaaaccctTCAGAGCCAACTAGATAATTTGATGAAAGATCAGGATGCTGATAAGCAGCTGATGGACAGTCTAAAG ACACTACAAGATGAACACAGCAGGACTTTGGAAGAGCTTCATAAAGCTAAGAAAATTGAACAGGAATTTGAAGCAGACTTGCAAAAGACAGTTCATGATTTATCTAATCTCAAAGAACAACTGGCTTTGTCAAAAGAAGAGAAAgaacaattaaataaacaaattgaaaaactgACCTCAGATTTAAAA ACCTCAGAATCCAGTATATCTGATCTAAGTAGCAGGTTAAAATCAACAGAACAAGACAATGCAGCAAACAAAATACAGAGAGAAGAATTAtctaaagaaaaacaacag CTTCAAGCAGCTATGTCGGAACTAGAAGACAGTAGAAAGAAAGATCAAGAGAAACATTCAGAACAAGTCAGTGGTTTACAGCAACAGATACAGATAATGGAAAAGGGGTTACAAATGGCTAAACAA GAAAGTAAACAAAGTAGTATGATGGACTTGGAAATGGCTGACTATGAAAGGACTGTGCAGATATTGAACAGTCAACTTGCTGAACGTGACCAGTCCCTCACAGAGTTAAAAACAGAGGTCAAAAGATTAGAAGATAGAAATAAAGTGTTGAAAGAACAGATAG ATTCTGTTGAAGAACAGAGAATTCAGGCAGATGATAGagcaaataaaatgaaaaccatgcttgtgaaaaccaagaaagaATTGAGTGATGCCAAAAAAATG GATGCTCATCAGAAGACATCTGATGCACAGTTACGAGGACAACTAGAACACCTCACTCAACAAATAGAAGACTACAAG GTTCAAATGTCTGAGGTTGCAGGAGAAAAACAGAAAGCAATAGAAAAGTTCCAGTCCATATCAGAATCCAGTCAGAGGACTGTGAAAACCCTTGAGACCAGGATACAGTCACTACAGAATGATGTAGCACTGGCTAACAGTGAACTGAACACTGTACAAGCTGACTATGATGGTTATAAG GTCAGAGTTCACAGTGTATTGAATAAACAAAAGAGGACCGAAACGGTATCAGAAATGGACAAACTAGAAAA GGAAAGATTAGAAAAGGCTGTTGATCAACTAAAGACTAAATTACAGACTATTAG TGAAAATCTGACATCTTCTCAACAAGAAAatgaacttttacaagatgAACACAATAGATTACTAGCAAGACATAATAAATTGTTACAAGAATCACAGGAGAAAGAAACTGCTTTAAGAAAGAG aTTAGAAGATTTGAATAATGAGAAGTCAGCAGTAAACAGAGAACAACAACATGCCATGCAACAGTTACATTTACAGAATCAGAATCTTACTTTGTCATTTAAG GAACAAATTAAAGCTCTCAAAGAGGATCACCATAAAACCACTGAAATGTTACAACAACAGTTGGAGAGAGCAGAACATGAAAACTTCCGTCTACAGCGAGATCTACAGCAGCAGATGCAACATGTTACTAGGGTAACCACTGAAAGTCCTGTACTCTCCTCCCCAGTGGAATACACTGATATCAGACATGTAGAAAGACAGGAGGGGGAG gGTTCAGAAATAGTTGAACCAGAGCCCTGTCAGAAG ACTTATTCTGTTCCTGTGTCATCACCATTACCTTTGGACCAATTACTAACATCGGCATTCGATGAATTAG GTATGAAAATGAGAccattacaaaaagaagataCACTGAAAGAAAACTTGTTTACAGCTGAAAAGAAGATAGAACATTTAACTGAG tTGCTGAATGATGGGGAGGCTACAATAATGAGATTAACAGAACAGGCTAAAATCTTGAAGGAAGAAATAAGAAGAATGGAAAGAAATCAAAGGAGGGAGGAAGAAacttcaaacatggaatatcttaaaaatattttgctcAAA TATATAAGTCTAAAGGTTGGAGAGGAGAGACTGCAGCTAGTACCAGTACTAACAACAATGTTGAAACTAAGTCCTGAGGAGAAAGCCCAGCTAGATGCTGCAGCACAAG gTGAGGAAGTGCAAGCTGAAGGTCAAGGTGCAGGATGGGGATCATACCTACATAGATGGTCT